TTTGATAGATTTTTGGATGTGTTCTAAATATATTGTTAGTTCCATTGTATTATTTTGTATGTGTAATAAACTTACGACATAAACTAATTTCAACCATTATTTAAAATACCaaccaataataataaatgaaaaaattaagATGAATAATTACTAATGCTCAAACAAGtactaaaaatattaactaacactataataatatatgtttgatattttttataattaataaaaaatttaaattaattgttGATTATAATAACTGAAAACGTTAATGTTCAAATAAGTAACGAAAAAATCCaactaataatttaaataataaatattagatGCATTTTATcgaatcaaaaataaaaagattaattGTTTGATGTGcgtttttatttaaaaactaTAATTTAACGATTTTGAAAACGTTTATATTTAAAAACTAGATTTTTACGATTTTAGAtgtgttttaaaatattttgtatataatATCATACTATTAGATGTGTTATCattgaaaaataatgaaacaattcacgcaataatttaaataataaatattacaTGCATTTTATcgaatcaaaaatcaaaagattaATTGTATTATGtacgtttttatttaagaacTAGAATTTAACGATTTTGAAAACGTTTATATTTAAAAACTAGATTTTTACAATTATAGATGTGTTTTAAGAATATTTTGTATATAATATCATACTATTAGATGTGTTATAATtggaaaataaaaacacaatTTTAATGACTATACCAGCTACAACTTCTCTTGTAAACTCTAAATTTCGTTTTGCTTCTTTACTCAAACTAATTAGGTACACGCCCTGAATCGTAATAATCCACGCTAATTATTTGTACAAGTCATTATCTTTATTCTCATCCCAACAAATAGATGTATTTAACCAGCCCATGCTAATAACCCAGCAAGCTAATTGACTATAAAAGCTATGCAACAAAAATAACATGTTTCGATCATTAACACACTACAAAATAGAACTTAATCGTGATTTTCTTGCACCCGTCAGAGTTAATCCAttctaaaaagtaaaaaacccaaaatcaataaaattatttattattgggGGTAAAAAATAAAGCTTTCATGTAATGGTGTAACACTTAAACACACAAATGGGAATATTAGTGCTCAAGCTAATAATGGTTCAAGCCTACGATATGAAAGAAAAgtaagcaagaaagaaaagtaaTTTTCCTCACAGCCATGAACTTAAGTCAGCAACTCCAGTAATAGCTAAATTGATATCACGTAAGTCAGCAACCATGAACTTACCAACAAAAAATTTGATTCCAACACTTCCAAAAAACACAACATTGCACATGCAAAGATAAAAAAACATTACAATATATATGTAAATCTTCTCAAGCCATTTTATTcgaaatttatttttcaaatcagaaaaaaaatcaaaactttatATAGAATAATGCAAAAATTAGTGGTGTCAGAATAATCCAAACCTCAGTTAAGTCGTCGGCGTGGTTGATGTGGACAAACGGCGGCGACGAAGATGAGCCTGGAAGGAGAGGAATGCAGCGTTTTGGATGAGCGACGTGGCAGAGGAATGGGTGGCGCGGACGAACGGCGGCAGGGAGTGACTTCTATGGGTTTCCAATGAGCGCCGCTTAGTTGCCGTTGTAGGGCGTCGATGATGAAGGCCGACGAAGAGGGTGGTGCAAACGAACGGCGACAGGGGGATGGAGTCTCTCTGTCTTCGGAGTGAAGCTCAATTGCCGTtttgagttttttatttttggatgtGGGGTTTTGTGACTACTCTTCTCCCATTTTGactgatttaaaatttaatttaggattttaaaagttaaattttaaattttgtgtaatttgaattttagatgtgtatttcaatcataaaatattattatattaaatatattaaatttgaaacagcaatttaagatttaaattttaaattttattttgatttgatttgaattttaaatatgaatttaatttttaaagacaCTAAATCTATTTACAATTTTTAGATGtgttggttttttttttttttgaattactGTAAGAAAAGGCTGAAAATTGTACCATATTTAAAGGATACCTAGTTGAATTGTAAATTTATCATCGTATCGTAACAATTACCTAATATTAAAGATTGATCAAAGACTGAATTTTGTTGTACAAGTAACATTTTCCTTTTGGGTATGGGAGCAATCCCCTTGTAACATTGGTTGTTGGTGGCGATGAAATAGAGCAAGAATAAGATACCGTTGCTTTATTATAGTACGACGCTCAAATTCAAATGGATGTTATGCATGGCACAACGGAACTTGACCAAATATTAATTAGTACTTGTTATCACATGCATAATGTTCTGCGCGCACcatgtttaaattaaaattaaagctCAGATTAAATTTGGTGTTAAAGAGCATGCACCAATTTTGGACCTGACATTATAGTTGATTTGACAAAGATTGATGACTCTAATTTATGCCCACACATGAGCTACAAGCAAGGAGAGCCTTTAAGGAAAACAATACATCCATCTTTATCCTCTCCACACATACAAACCTCTTTTGCCTTTGACTCTGTACCCTTtcatttctctctctctctctaacatACCACACCATACcacaagaaaatagaaagaaattaaagaaacaaAACACACAGAAACAACTGATGAAACAAGCAGCTGCAAAGTCATCGTTGAGGAGGCTTTGTCCGAACATTGATAAAGAAGATGGGTTGGAGACTGTTCTGGAAATACCAATACCGGAGGAAATGTTCGCAACCATGGGAAGCAACGTGACAGTGAGGTGGCAGAACATGCTGACGTGGATGAAGGCTCAAACCGAGGACAAGTTATCATCCCCTGCCGTTTCTGCACGCTTGAACGAGCTTCGTTTTCTTCTCTACCTCGTTGGATCCCCTCTCATCCCTCTTCAGGTCCAGTTAGGCCATTCCATCCACCGTCCTGTCAGAGATAGTTCCATCGTAAGAAATGAAAACAAGCCATCATATATCATCgtcattattatcattattaacGTATAACAATCCAACTGCTATATATGATGATGTAGGAAGCATCAACCGCTAAGTATATAGTGCAACAATATATAGCGGCGACGGGAGGGCCGCCGGCGTTGAATGCCGTGGAGAGCATGTGTGTGACGGGGCAGATCAAGATTAGTGCTTCGGATTTTCATCAGACGGAAGGGGTATTAGAAGTGAAGAAGACTTCCGAAGAGATTGGGGGTTTTGTTTTGTGGCAGAAGGATCCTGATTTGTGGTgcttggaggtggttgttgccggTTGTAAGGTTGTTTGTGGTAGCAATGGCAAGCTCTCATGGCGTCATTCCTCTAACCAACAAACTCCCATTTCTAAAGGTGCCCCTAGACCCCTCCGTCGCTTCCTTCAGGTATGCATCCTACAAATTTCAATGTTAATTCGCATAGGGATACAAACAAAACATTTATCACTAAATTAATTCCGTACAAAAGATGACAGATTGCATtcgtttcaaattttaatatctACCTAGCTAGCTATAGTGTTATATCCTATGAAGTACGGATATTTGTTGAGTTGTTATATTTGTATGTCAGGcacattttaaatatattttgataCATTTAAATATTATCACGTTTCACTAAGTccagtcttattcttaacatatatttttaaaataaatttagatatagtatatattattatttattaaaataaaaaatattttaaatatttgatataattaaaataaaatattaaaaataatttaaaaaattaatttatattttaatattaataaaatattaaaatatcattataatttatctaaaaaatattttatattttatatttccgtatcttaaaaaattttaaaattcacaTATGGATGTCTCGCATCATAGGAACttatatcaaatcaaatatgaatgattttttctttattttgggTAAGGAAATATGAATGATTTGCTTTTGGATTTTAGGGATTGGATCCGAGAGCTACGGCTAACTTATTTTTAAATGCCGCGTGCATAGGAGAGAAAATAATAAACGACGAAGAATGCTTCATTCTAAAGTTGGAGACAAGCCCGGCTATTCGTGAGGCCCAAGGAGGCCCAAACTTTGAGATCATCCACCACACCATATGGGGGTATTTCAGCCAACGATCCGGGCTCATGGTCCAGTTTGAGGACTCTAGGTTACTCACTATGAGAACCAAAGATGACAATGATATTTTCTGGGAAACAAGCCTAGAGTCAGTGATGGAGGATTATAAGTACGTTGATGGGATAAATGTGTCACACAGTGGTAAGACTCGAGTCACAGTTTCAAGATATGGTGAGCAATCAAGTAACCATAAAAGAGAATTGGAAGAGAGGTGGAAGATTGAGGAGGTAGATTTTAATGTACGGGGTTTGACTGCTGAGAGCTTTATGCCTCCTTCTGGCTTAGGAAAGACACCAAATACTTTATAATAGAAAATAAGCCTATGTATTTTTGCCCACATCAAATCATATCATATATATTATGTAATGACAAGCATGAAATTGATTCCACAGCAGATTGTGGTAGTACTCATCTAGCAGTGTGCATATACTCATACGTCCTAAAGTAAAGCACGTTTTACAAATGAAATGCATTTGTTTCACAATTTTTGCTCGATTTTATTCATTGAGAGATGTGACCAGCCCAAGAACTGTTATTATGTAAGTTTTAAATAATCTATTtcttaaatactaaattaataatGCTGATCAACGAGACAACGACGTATTAAAATTAGAGTGCGTGATACTCCCAACTCTTGAGAAGTGCAGCAGCGTCACCCTTTAAAATTGACAAAATTGCTAAATTGTTACCACAGTATTTCCATGCCTGTGACGCACGTACTTGTAAATTTGAATTATTAATTGTTTTGCGTTTTATATGTTGATTTCTTTGCTTTGCTTTATCTCTCCTATGAGTGATTGCTGATTACTTTGTGCCATTTTCATCTTGTGGGTACGAATCTGAAAAACAGATAAAGATCGGAAAAGAGATAAATCACTTGTTTTTTGAATAAGTAAATGGTGAAAACTCAAGTGCAGTCACTCACTTCAggtgaagttgataattgagaatcgttaaataatttgactaatttgactaaattttcatctaatagCTCTTGGCTATTAACTTTACGTAAAGTCGACTGGATCTGATTTTTTATCTAAGTTAATActttaaaatacaatagcaaagtGTGAGTAACATTGTGAAGCGACTCTTAATTCTTCATCTTAGTAGAGGACTATAGCCGGGTGGTTCCTGAAGGGCTCTGAAGTGTTACCTCGTGCCAACTAAGTAACTAACCAGTACCCAGGTCAAATGAAATCACATACAAAACGATGTCGTCTTGGTGTCGGTTCGCACCGATGTAAACATTCACATTAAATGGTATCTTTCAAATCAACGCTCGCGATTATCCCACATCAGACCAAAGTCATCCAAATCAAAGGTAACAAAATGTGGTGCCCCACACGGCCATTAAATCCGTCGTTttctgttttttaatttttttttctcaaaaaaataaatgaaaattcTGCTTCATTCACTCTCTCGCATCGCAGAGTATCTGAGTGAGTATTAGTAACACACCAAAACGCGGTCACACTCACTCTCACGTTGATTCATATCAGATCGGGCTCAATATTTTCTCCCTTTTCGCAAATCTGAGTCCGAAAGTGGTGACGCCACTGCACCACCGCCAACTCAAACAGCGAAATATTTCCAATTTTacataaccaaaaaaaaaagagagaaaaagaaaattatcaCCTCAAAATTGAAATTCGATTCGTTTAATCAAGTTAGCTTCGTGGTTGTTGTCTTGTTCAATTAatcgagagagagagagagagagagagagagagagagagagagagagaagaaatgAAGGATGAAGACGCGCTTCCAACGACGACAGCGAGCACGAAGAAGGAAAGTTCGGACTCAGTTATGTTGGGGAAAGGAAGGTACAAGTTCTGGGCACTTGCGGCCATATTGCTTCTGGCGTTCTGGTCCATGTTCACCGGCACCGTTTCCCTACGGTGGTCCGGCACACTCAACTCCCTCTCCAACGACCTCGACATCCCAATCCACGACGACCTCGACGTCCTTGTATGcttctttccctttctctctttgCTTTGTTCTGCAGGTTGGATCTTGTAAGTTTTATTTATGTATGATGCATGCTGTTGCaggaaatggaggagagggagaaggTGGTGAGGCACATGTGGGACGTGTACACCAACAGCCGCAGGATCAGGCTGCCGCGGTTTTGGCAGGAGGCATTTGAGGCTGCCTATGAAGAGCTCACCAGTGATGATGCTGCCGTCAGAGACGCCGCCATCACTGAGATCGCCAAGATGTCCGTCCGCTCCATCGATTTTGATCCCCCTCCCATCCAATCCGCGGTCAGtccttcttcttcttagtgTCTAACTCATGGTGTTCATTGTTATGGTAGAGGAAAACTGATTCTGTCTTTCCGCATATACATTGCATTCAAGTGTATGGATTGTTTCTATTTGTTAGTGAGGAAAACTGGAAATTGATTAAGTATGATCTGGTGTGTTTTCTGGTTGGGAAATTGCTTTATAGCTTGCATTTTTTGGGAAATTGATATAGTATGTTCATTGTTATTTTGCACACTTTGATCGATATCAATTTGAAGGAGGTTTTAGATTGCAAGATGTTGACAGCTTCCATTATGAGTGGTATGCAATTATGTTGAAATCCTGAAACAGAAATCTTGCTAGCTTGGATTTGGAATTCTTTTCACTTCTTACTGCTGTGGTTGGTTATTGCGACTTATTGTTAAGATACTCTGGTCAGAACTTCGTCTAACGCTACTTCTCCCCTATCACATCTCTCTCTCTTTTGTTTCTTGAAATGGATTTTGTGTGTGAGATATTTGGTCCTTTGTTTATTTGGagaaaaatcagaaaataaTATAAGTACCCCTTGGGAGGATAAAGTTTCCTTTATAACAGACAAGGCATAATATAGGCAAGAGCTTGGAAATTTTCAACTATAGATGCTCGTTTTTTCCATGAATTATTCAGGAAGTAAAATGCATTATACATTAGCCTAGTTTTTCATAAATTTGGAAAcagtatttattattatttatcagaTCACTAATCAGATTTTATAAGACTGTGATCGGTTACCCTACATCTGTAGAATTTATTCAATAGTCATTTATGATGTATTGGATGAGTAATGCTGAGGAGTCAATATTCAGTTATATGTTTAGCTGCATTGTTGACCTTGTTAGCAAAAGAAGCTCTATGAATTCTTCCTTTTTGTCTTGATTACACTTTGGTTCATCTTGGTTGCTaaagtttaatttttcttaCCCCAGTTCCAACttcatggacttccacttcCCCATGGTTTTAGAATTGATGTAAATTAGTGCATCCACATGCCTTGTGATCTCTTTATTACAATGTTCTTTCAATGCCAGCAAAATTTGCAGATTTGGCAATGTATTTGTGGATGTGGATATCTTTCTCCTTGCAAATATGTTTGCTTGCATGACACAACTACATGTAACAATAAAAATCATGAGAAGTTTTGAAATTGGGAGGCATATAAAAAAGAAGTGTTGCAAAAGAAGGGATATTGACAACCACAGATAGTTTCTAAGCTGAGATTGACTTTGTTGTATTGCTAATTTTCTTCACTGGCCTTCCTGTTTGCTCTTGTGCGTCTTTAAAACTTATTTTAGGTTATCATGTTACTCTCAAGTGTAGTAGAAGCATTTTGCAGAAAGCAGTTaggaaattttaattttaatgttagTTTACATAATTATTCTGGCATCTTTGCATGAATTAGTTTCTCCTTCCTTGTTGCAGTCAATTGGATATGGTTGGTAAGGGTTTGTACATTTCCATATTGCAACTGTTTTGCATGTTGATAAACAAAAATAAGGTCAGTTTCACTTTTAGATTCAAGCTTGTTCCTATTGATGTTGGAACTTGTTTTTCTAGAATTCTGAATGTATGGTTGCTATTGGTGTTGTTTATTTACAAGTTATGTCAATAAAATATGCAGTTTGATACCTAATAGGtaaaggctttgttgttgttattgtatTCCTGGCCTTATGATTTCACTGTGTACCATTTCAGAGAGCAAGGGAATTTAGCAAGAACCTCGATCAAGTTGAGAAAGGAAAAGAAGCAACTAGGCGTGCTTAAGGGTTAGAATGTGGATTATTCAAGAGATTTACTTTGCACTGGAACATGCTCATCTGCTACCATAAGTTTATGAAGACAGGTAGTGATGGGCGAGGCACattataattatgtattttaataGGTTGTGGTTCTTTCAAATTTTGCAGTCACGAATTCACAGACTTCACAAAGAAAATAGTAAAGTGAAACACGGCGAATACAACTGATTATATTGCTTTCAGTGTTCTTATTTCGTAGCAACCAAGTTCTATACATCGTTGTGTTTTAAGAAATTTCTTTTGATCAAGGCCAGCATACTTATCTGTAATCAAGTGATCCATTAAGAAGTCTTTTTTATTTGTTCAGAGGACATTGCTATTCTGAATTATTGTTACGGGTAGTTTTGCTGTGTTGTAGGAGGTGGAAGAGTGGAACATAGTATATTCTGAATTCAAATATGACAAGTAGTCGAttaatacatcaaaattaaattctattaaTAAATGTATTTTGCTAGTTAAGATTCTTTATTAGTTGATGTCATATAAgttaacaataaataaattgagTCAATAGTCATCATCTTTACTTGAAGGAATCAAATggaatattaatataaatagaaaattattatttttatccaCAAAACTTAAAATTGTCGATACATTtactcataaaaaaaattattatttgtacTCATAAAATATGAGTTTTATACAATAAAATTATTCGaacactaaaaaataatataaaaattttaaattacctTTATCATCATCAGCATCATTTTTTCTCCTCTCCAATAACCACTCCATCATCCTTGTTTGCTCATCACCTTACCACTAACACCACTAATcccattttctctctcttccatTTCCTGAACTTGTCGCTGCTGCCAGAGTCCGTTAACTCTGTCAActccttcttctctctcttcctctctctcttttgtTTCTTCGAATCCTCAACTCTAAGATGAATCCTCTGCGCAGCACTGTTGACAATCATCTCTTGCCGTATCTCATATTTTAAAACTCACTTAAAATAATAACCCTAGAAAAAGGACTTTCTTTAGAATCAACATGCAACTTATGGGATTGCAGATTTTACATTGAGTGAGTTATGGGAAggggaagaaaataaaaacaggAAACTCATGGCGGTGAAGGGCGTGGAAGAGTTGGGCCACGAAAGTGACAGAGGAAAAATTGAGAGAGGTAACAGTGACGGTTACAGAAGTGTCATCTTTAAAACTGTGGTGTCTCCTCTTCCATTTGAAACCACACCACCAACTACAAATTATTTCTTTCTCAATTCCATAGCATTTGCTTTTTATGTGGATCTGTCACtatcttcttcattttttctctttgcttttactgttgttgttgctttatgtgatgaagatgatgatggagGTATAATGGTAGTAGTAGTGGTGGTAGTAGTGATGAAGGAAATGAGGTGTGGTGGTGTCCTTGAATTCAGAGTTTGGCTCAAGTGAGGATTACTCAACTCATTCAATTTCTCACATGGCCTGTTTGAGTTTAGCAATTGATTTGTTACAAGGGCATTAGGTGGTAGCACTCTATTCTGAATGCAATGAAAAGTTAAAAATGATGATAATAAGGGTAATTTGGGATTCTAAGTAATTTTTTAATGTTTGGATAATTTTATTGTATAAAACCTATATTTTATGGATACAAATggtcattttctttttctatgaaAAAATGTGTCAGCGTTTTCAATTTTCGTggataaaaatgataatttactCTAATAtcaaagaattttatatgaataataattctAAATTTACTGTatgaaaaacaaagaaggtAAAACAATAAACGAAGTCTAATatattagaatttaggattaaattcttttaaattaaaaaaattagtaaagttaaaaaaagatatttgaaTAACTTTTAAGTTAAAATTCTTAAGATTCGATAAAACCTGCTACTTGTGGCCGTCGTGGTCGGGGTAGAGGGAGAGATCCATAAATCCTGTGGGTATCGGAAGAAAACCTCCCTCTACCCCAACCACGACTACGACAACGACCAGCAGCCTGATTTGCAACACTTTTGCCAGTCGACATGTcagtaaatatcaaattatcaaACAATCAGCAGCATTTTTCTTAGCAAAACCTAATATATTGAATCTAACCTAACTTAAtaaacctaaatccactaatttaaaaaaattaaactgaaCTAACTTCCAAacttattgaaaat
The genomic region above belongs to Arachis stenosperma cultivar V10309 chromosome 5, arast.V10309.gnm1.PFL2, whole genome shotgun sequence and contains:
- the LOC130980416 gene encoding uncharacterized protein LOC130980416, translated to MKQAAAKSSLRRLCPNIDKEDGLETVLEIPIPEEMFATMGSNVTVRWQNMLTWMKAQTEDKLSSPAVSARLNELRFLLYLVGSPLIPLQVQLGHSIHRPVRDSSIEASTAKYIVQQYIAATGGPPALNAVESMCVTGQIKISASDFHQTEGVLEVKKTSEEIGGFVLWQKDPDLWCLEVVVAGCKVVCGSNGKLSWRHSSNQQTPISKGAPRPLRRFLQGLDPRATANLFLNAACIGEKIINDEECFILKLETSPAIREAQGGPNFEIIHHTIWGYFSQRSGLMVQFEDSRLLTMRTKDDNDIFWETSLESVMEDYKYVDGINVSHSGKTRVTVSRYGEQSSNHKRELEERWKIEEVDFNVRGLTAESFMPPSGLGKTPNTL
- the LOC130979033 gene encoding uncharacterized protein LOC130979033, whose protein sequence is MKDEDALPTTTASTKKESSDSVMLGKGRYKFWALAAILLLAFWSMFTGTVSLRWSGTLNSLSNDLDIPIHDDLDVLEMEEREKVVRHMWDVYTNSRRIRLPRFWQEAFEAAYEELTSDDAAVRDAAITEIAKMSVRSIDFDPPPIQSARAREFSKNLDQVEKGKEATRRA